The following nucleotide sequence is from Zea mays cultivar B73 chromosome 1, Zm-B73-REFERENCE-NAM-5.0, whole genome shotgun sequence.
TATGAATCACTTTTCCAGGGTACTTTATCTCTTGCACTGCTGTGCACAGTATCCTGACACCAACAAGCCAATTATACATATGCATAAAGCTTTAAGTTGAAACTTTGGATATCACATGTCATAAGGAGAAAGTCAGAAAGCTTACTGGAGATTTAATTCCCGAAAATGAATGTACAACGCTATGTGGGCTGTAGTGGTTCAAAGTTTGGATAAATGGGTGTTCGAGCAACTTGTTTGCTGTTGGTCGCTCAGTAGGGTTTCTCTTGAAGCAGCATCTCAGAAAATCCTTCCCTTCAGGGGACAGGTTATCTGGAATTGGTGGGTCCGTGCGCAACACCTTAAACATTGCAGCCGGCTGTAGCACCACAAAATATAGTTCATGGTTAGAATCCAAAGAAAAAAATCAAAAAAGAACAGCTGCCTACACCAAAACACATCCCCTCGGCTGAAAACATTAAGGATCCAAATACAACATTTTTTCCACTCCACTGATCACAAACCACACTCCACAAATGAAAAAGTTACTTATCTCATATGACTATTAGACAGGTGATCGCGAATGCACAAATCAAGATGCATTATTTGTTTCTTATTCACAACTTGATTAGCCAAGGTGCTATGTAAGGGGGTGTTCGAATGCACTAAAattaatagttagtggctaaaattagttgaaacatccaaacactctagctaatagttcagctattagctatttttggtaaagtagttaatagttagctagtcatttgttagctagctaatccaACTAATAATttttagctagctaactattagttctagttcattcaaacaccccctaagtcatGTTATCATCATTTATCAGATGAACGTAAGGTAAAAAAAGATGTGCAGTTCTGATTACATACCCCTTCAAGACCACTCCAAGGTGGCTTTCCTGTAAACATCTCAATGATTGTGCAGCCAAGGCTCCAAATATCAACAGCAAGATCATAACCTGCACTTTTATCGAGTGTAGCCCGAACAACCTGTAACATAAAAATGTTGTGACTACGCTCTAATATTACAAGGCGACACAGTATATAATGTGGAACCCGGGAAACAGATGTCAAGCTCTGCATATCATCACATAAATATATCCTACCTTGGCAACATTGAATGGTGATTTTGAGAGGAATTGATTATTTCATTCTTTGTCTCAAAGAAAACTAATATCATTACAAGTTTCATTAGATACAGCCATCCCGTTAAGTTTGATTAATACAACCATCTCGTTtaagcatcaagaacatctgtatAATCACCTTAATTTATGCAGATGTTAAAAGAGTCCAAAAAATTGATTATAATATCTGTAGGGCTGGAAGCGGTGCATTTGAGCGTTTCTGCTGGCTGTTGTGTCAAAGTCAAAGCTGCTGTGGCCCCCATGTAATCAAGAGTGCATTGAGGTGGAAGACTAGAAACTCCTCCAGGGACATAAGATTTTTCCATGGTTATAGCTAAGCAATAAAAGTCCACTCGAACAATTTTATTAATCAAACTTTGACATACAAAAGGGGGGAGGGGGGGAGGCTCTTCAGTCAGGTCAACAGCTGGCAGCACTTGCAGCAGCACAGAATTTTTTCCTAATTGTTTCTACAGAAATAGGTTTTCATTCATACAAGCAACTTAGCCCTTTAAGTGGGCCTATTTCCTGGTCCAGTTTCTACAAAGGAAGAAGAGCCATGAAACTCCAGTACAAAATGAGATGATCAAGCCATAATCTTGGAGCTGCAAGAGCATTCAATAACATCTGAAACTTAACTAGCAGGACGGTGAATGGATATCTGATCTAGTGGGTTTTGGGCTGTGAGCGGGTTTTTGTACTCGGATGTCTTGGAGCTGCAAGAGCATTCAATAACATCTCAGCATGTTGTGCTTCTTTCTCTATCTAAATGCACTGACACACAGCTCCCTGCCCGGTTCAAGAAAAAAGGAGGATGAACGGCTCCAGCGCAAACTAGCTCAGAAGAATTGAAGCATGAAGGCTTATCCTGGCCCCAACCTTGCAAGATGGAGGAGCAGGAGCATGGCCCAAAACTGCATATCAGTCTTTCACCGATATATGGATGAACTAAATAGTCCCCCATCTGGAACCACAATGCGTTGAGCTTAAAGCATGGTAAAAAATAAAAGACACAACACACCTTTAGATTTTCTTTATTCTGATTCACAGCAGACAGTAGAAAGGGATGGAGCACTGTGATGCATAGTGCATAGTTGGGCTCATGGACTGTGGGGCCATCTCTAGATGATGGGCTGATTTGGGTTGTGTATCATGTGCTTGTTTTTGTACATTTTGTTAGTTGTTACTATTTGTTTTTAATAAAATGAATGCAGCTCTCCTGTGTTGATTGGGGAAAGGCATTCAACTCTCTAAAAGGAGGTTCTTGTCCACTACAAGATTAACAAGttcttttgggggggggggggggggggggggggcaacaAGGCATTGGAGTCTCTAAAAAAGGTCCTTGACCACCTGCTAGATTAACATATCCTTTTTTAGCAACACTTCATATTCTGAATAATGCATACAAAAGTGATTAGGCATTTACATCACATTGGGATAATAAGCTTCATTACAGTCAGAGGAGAAGAAATGATGAAATTAACATGATGAAAGTTCATACCTCAGGAGCCATCCAGTATGGTGTTCCCTTCAATGAAAGATTAGGAGCTGCAGTACTCAACTGAAAATTGAAGAAAGTGTGCAACAAAGATTAACTACAAAGGAAACGATGAGGATTACAAACAATATATGTCAACAAGACAAAAATAAATGCTATATTGATCTGCAGCATTAGGTTACAGTTTTTAAAATAAAGGCATCCACATGAATTGTATGAATCAGGTAGAAAATTGTTGTGTTGAACTACAGAAATTCATAGTTTCATGCTATAGATAACAGGTTTTAATGTAGGAGCATCTATGTAGAAATGTACAAATACAAGGTAGAATTTTTGTATAACATATCTTTGGTGGAATAAGGTAGGGTCTCAAATTCAACAAATTGAACACTGTAGTCTGTTCATATTCAAACATATAGAATTTGATTCAAGAATTATGATCCTAAACCGAAGCACCTAAATCATACATGATCAACAGCATATGGTACATACTATTGTTATCTTGAACACGGTAGTAATAAGCTTAATGTCATGTGGTTGACAAACCAAATGACGGGGGTACTGACTACTGGTTAATTGTGTGTGATATCGGATAACAGAAAACTATAGGGAAATTTTGGACTCACATGCTTTGCCATTCCGAAGTCAGCCAATTTCACTACACCGTTAATATCAACTAACAAATTTGCCCCTTTGATATCCCTGCAAGAGCAGAACTATTTACATACATCTGAACATTTTCAGCATAATGCAAGAACTCGGGCTGGAGGTGGGGGGAGTCGGCCCGCAGGTCACAGTGCCatcgtagcccatgtgagaatgACCGCGACCAAGGCGaagccttagacctgtgctttatCATGGGACCAACAAGGAGGGGGGTGCAAGAACTTTGAAAATGAAAAAAAATCAGCAAAAGCAATTGCCCAAAAGAAAACAGGATGGTGTACTACCTacattttggggggggggggggggggcaagaTATTAATTTTGTAGGttaaaatttaaatttaaatAGTAGGTAAGTTAAGATATTATTGGCTAGAATTTCAAAACGAGGAAATAATTACCTATGCATAATCTTTTGGCTATGTAAAAAAGCAAGACCCTTGAGAATATGACGTGTGAAGTTACGGATGACTGCTTCTGTCAGCGATCCACAGTGTTGATGAACATACTTATGGATTGAACCAGGATGAACATACTCCAGGTATATGTAGAATCTATCTTCGATCTGCAAGATTTGAATAAACAACCATTACAAAGCACTGGAAAGTAAGTACTAAGGCTACTTAAGTGACAAAGGAGAACTTACAGTTTCACTGCCATAGTACTGCACAATATTTTCATGCTTAAATTGACTAAGAAACTTAATTTCCTGAAAGAAAAGTGAGAACAAATCAACAGAAGTGCATACATGCATAATCTTTATGCAGAAGAAGATAGTACTGAGCCACAATTAATTTAACATTGTCCAATCAGTTCTGAAATTGGTCTGAACTTGAGAAACATATAGTATGTAAGCAGGGTTCAAAATTTCACCGAAATTTTGTGAATTTTGGTAGTGGCCGAGAAAAATCATAAATTTAGTAAgacactaatacatgtgctacatAACCCTAGATTCATATTTTCTATTGTTTACGTTGCAGATTTTTCTACTCAATAGATGTGTAGTCATAAACCATGCTAATATTAGTTTAGATAATTAGAtctaatttttttttaaaaaaaactcaaCCTGCagggggtaagacagcccccgaGTATTTATTTAAGAAGACATTCTCACACATGTCAAGAAAACCCTCGAACCTCTGGCCAACCCATACACAGCGAcatcgaagcccatgtgagaacgaccgtgACCGGGGCcgagccttagacctgtgctttggcgtgggacagatgaggggatttttttaaccatggCCCGAAATTCGCTCCCACAGAGAGTCGAGCCCAGGACTGAGGAGTGTtattcagaccacctaaccaactcagctagaggccctttcgcataTCTAATTTTTTTAGAATACACATGCTTCATGTGCAAGTCTTTAAACAAATCGGCAAAAAACCAGCTGAATTTCAGTAATTTCAGGAGTGGCCAAAACTTTTTTAATACCAAGATTGAAAACCCTGTATGTAACTCAAAGGGGGTACAAAAAGAATGCAAACCAAATACAACATAGGGAAAATTTCACTTAACCGTGAAGATCTGAAAGCAAATTTTGGTGGGGAACAATCACATAGTTCAATTGTAGTGATACCATATTACCATTAGTGCGGAATAAACAGCAATGAAATAAAACCATACCTGTTCCAATTGCTTCAGAGACTCGACTGATTTAGCATCATCTGGAATTATATTCACCTCTTTCATGGCACAAAGAGCTCCAGTGTGCCTTTATGTACGTGAATAAGAACAAAAATCAGAATCTAAAATGAAGGAATAATCACGATGCCAAAAAATTGCGCTGATATACCTATTGGTGGCCTCATACACGCATCCAAAGGTGCCACTACCCAAGAGTTTTCCTTTCTGCCATTGACCAGCCACCGAAGGCATCTCAGCTTTTGGAACTAACTGGTGGCTAGCATTTGTCTGCTTTGGGCTTACAGAAGCAGGAGGGAGCGGTAATGGGTGAAAACTAGCACTTCCATTGCCATCAGGGCGAGAAACATGGTTCTCCGGGAACAACTTTGGATGCATTGGTGATGGAGGTGCACTTGGGTTTCTTGATTTTAAAACTGGACTTCTCAGTGGACTAGAGAGAGGAGAACGCTCCTGACCACCTGCAAACTTGTCAGGTGAATCACAAGGAGGTGAAGATCCCATCGCATCAGAAGACCAGAGAGACCGTGCTGACCATACATTGGTATCTTGGATAGAGATTGCAGCAGATGAGAAATCTACATTACTCAGTCTTCGAGGACTTTGTACAGGGCTTGAAAACCCACTGCTTGGAGCACTTTTAGCAGGAATGTTCAATCTGAAGTTCAAAGTTTCATCACAGTTCTTATCCTGGAACTTCTCTTTAAAAGCCTTTCTCCGCTGACAACAGGTAGTCCCATTTAACCGAAAGTCGTTGTGCTCATGAGCCTTTGGTAGAGTTTGGACCGCCACTCTGATATAATAGGCAAACCACAAATGAACATCAGGATCATCAATCAGAATTGAAGTG
It contains:
- the LOC103644055 gene encoding mitogen-activated protein kinase kinase kinase 5 — its product is MRWWKRSSSPSCPASSSSASTPASPARASTPRLIGGWGSGPSSRRDGSGASNDPQPRLIRARRMRYVVDDLEVGVSALGVDSPARRDAAAGFALETVSSAPISWSPSNMEVAPARSSSTPVLLPHPLPLPGEGESPCRGPGRPLPPPVPRMLDGEGKGPAADAPGVLETGSQRMTPLLARRVAVQTLPKAHEHNDFRLNGTTCCQRRKAFKEKFQDKNCDETLNFRLNIPAKSAPSSGFSSPVQSPRRLSNVDFSSAAISIQDTNVWSARSLWSSDAMGSSPPCDSPDKFAGGQERSPLSSPLRSPVLKSRNPSAPPSPMHPKLFPENHVSRPDGNGSASFHPLPLPPASVSPKQTNASHQLVPKAEMPSVAGQWQKGKLLGSGTFGCVYEATNRHTGALCAMKEVNIIPDDAKSVESLKQLEQEIKFLSQFKHENIVQYYGSETIEDRFYIYLEYVHPGSIHKYVHQHCGSLTEAVIRNFTRHILKGLAFLHSQKIMHRDIKGANLLVDINGVVKLADFGMAKHLSTAAPNLSLKGTPYWMAPEVVRATLDKSAGYDLAVDIWSLGCTIIEMFTGKPPWSGLEGPAAMFKVLRTDPPIPDNLSPEGKDFLRCCFKRNPTERPTANKLLEHPFIQTLNHYSPHSVVHSFSGIKSPDTVHSSARDKVPWKSDSYMRGKHANGETSSARSSESLAYRLMTPLPNLGTNSLSPPPLSSASSSGSAAHTPNSMHFSVPYHQPSPLPKPNGKEAINLVSH